One genomic segment of Mytilus trossulus isolate FHL-02 chromosome 4, PNRI_Mtr1.1.1.hap1, whole genome shotgun sequence includes these proteins:
- the LOC134716445 gene encoding uncharacterized protein LOC134716445, translating to MQNYSWKTLIIYTVLKEHNFVMWADASVRFTGTKEAFDVFFKQVKDVGILVRIIENKNPKSSTFYHTKTETFKLLNETACMFNFKSLEAGFVTIWKTSFTWKYIMQPWISCALTEHCMSHYNPGLVLQCKPRKEVSYHCHRFDQSVLQIILQRLFNVKYDIVALNRLPKIHYIYR from the coding sequence atgcaaaattattcTTGGAAAACTTTGATTATATACACAGTCTTAAAAGAACACAACTTTGTGATGTGGGCCGATGCATCGGTTAGATTTACTGGTACTAAAGAAGCTTTTGACGTGTTTTTCAAACAAGTTAAAGATGTTGGCATTCTGGTGAGgattattgaaaacaaaaatccaAAATCCTCTACTTTTTACCACACGAAGAcagaaacatttaaattacTAAATGAAACTGCTTGtatgtttaatttcaaatcaCTAGAAGCTGGATTCGTCACAATTTGGAAAACATCATTTACATGGAAATATATCATGCAACCTTGGATATCATGTGCCTTGACAGAACACTGTATGTCTCACTATAATCCAGGATTAGTTCTACAGTGTAAACCTCGAAAGGAAGTTTCATATCATTGCCACAGATTCGATCAGTCTGTGTTACAGATAATCCTGCAGAGACTATTCAATGTCAAGTATGATATAGTGGCCTTAAATCGTCTACcgaaaatacattatatttacaGATAG